The Pseudomonas cucumis sequence GCCCGCGCGCTCGGCGTAGTAATCGACAAACTCGCGGCGGGTCAGCATGCCCGGAGCGTGGCTTGGCTGGCGGCGCATCAATTGCACCGGCGCCGGGTCGTCGGCTTCGATCCAGTAGGCGAGGGTGTTGCCCAGGTCCATCAGCGGGTCGCCGAGGGTGGTCAGTTCCCAATCCAGCACGCCGATGATCTGCATCGGGTTGTCGGGGTCGAGGATCACGTTGTCGAAGCGGTAATCGTTATGGACGATGCTCGACGTCGGGTGATCGGCCGGCATCTTGTCGTTGAGCCAGGCCTTCACCGCTTCCCACTTCGGTGCATCCGGGGTCAGGGCTTTTTCGTAGCGATCGCTCCAGCCTTTGATTTGCCGCGCGACATAACCTTCGGGTTTGCCGAGGTCGCCCAGGCCATAGGCCTTGTAGTCGACCTGGTGCAGTTCCACGAACTTGTCGATGAAGCTTTTGCACAGGGCTTCGGTCTTCGCTGAATCAAGGCCCAGTTCCGGCGGAAGTTCGGAGCGCAGGATGATGCCCTTGACCCGTTCCATCACATAAAACTCGGCGCCGATCACTGACTCGTCGGTGCAGTGCACATAGGCTTTGGGGCAATAGGGGAAGCCGTCCCGCAGCTGATTGAGAATGCGGAATTCGCGGCCCATGTCGTGGGCGGACTTGGCCTTGTGGCCGAACGGTGGCCGACGCAGGACGAATTCCTGTTCGGGGTATTCCAGCAGGTAAGTCAGGTTCGACGCCCCGCCCGGAAACTGGCTGATTTTCGGTAAGCCGCTCAGGCCCGGAATGTGCGCCTTGAGGTACGGATCGATCAGGCTGGCATCGAGTTCTTCGCCGGAGCGGATACGGGTGGACTGGTCAGTAAGCGCCATGCTTATCCCTTCTGCTTATTTTGGAGGCCAGACATCATTGGCTAATCTAATGGTGCGCCGGGGTGGCCACAAGCGCGGCACGGTCTTATAGGTTAGCGTGTTGCCGGATAATCAGCGTTCCTGATGTGCACGAACAGGCTCGGCGGACTATGGTTTCAGGGGAGCGCCGCTTTCCAGGAAGGAGATTCGACATGGGCTGTCCGCAAGTTTGCGCCACCGCGACCCTGCAATGCAGTTTCGGCGCGGCACCGGCGGTACTCAACGTGCTGCCAGTGAACCGCACACTGACCGGAGGCATGCCGGCGGCGAACATCATGGATCACATTCCGCTGGTGAACGTCATGCCGTTCGGCACGTGCATGAGCATGGCCAACCCGATGGTCGCTGCCGCCACCGCCGCGGCGCTTGGCGTACTGACGCCGATGCCCTGCATCCCGGCCACCGCCACCCCCTGGATTCCCGGCGGCGCGCCGACCCTGCTGCTGGGCGGCATGCCGGCCATTGATGCCAATAGCACCTTGATGTGCAACTGGGCCGGAGTGATCAAAATCGTGATGCCGGGGCAAATGCAGATGCTGATTCCCTGATCCACACAACCTCTGTAGCAGCTGGCGAAGCCTGCGTTCGGCGGCGCAGCCGTCGCAAACCCTGAATGCGGGGTATTCCTGGCACACCGAGGTAGCTGATTTCACGACGGCTTCGCCGCCGAACGCAGGCTTCGCCGCCGAACGCAGGCTTCGCCGCCGAACGCAGGCTTCGCCAGCTGCTACAGAACTTAGGCTTGAGCAGGATCGCTCCAGCGCCTGAACCACCAGCGCACTCGTGAGATCGGCTTGCCGTCGGCGTCCAATGGTCGTCCGTCGCTGGCGAAGCCCTGTTCCGGTTCCAGCAATTGACCGTTGAGATACCGAGCCTCGACGGCCGGCTTGCCGTTGGGATGAAAGCGTTGATAGCGCCCGTCGCGCACACCGTCGCGGTAAAACTCGACCTCCGCCAGTTGCCCATCGGGAAAATAATTGAACGCCTCGCCATGCAACAGCCCTCGGCGATAAGTCGCCTTGCGCTGCAGATTGCCTTCGGGGGCATAGAAACTGGCAACCCCCTGCAGCTTGTCACGCACAAACGGCAACTGCGCCGAGACCTTGCCATTGGGGTGGTAGAGCAGGGTAGTGCCTTGCAGCTCGCCTCGGTTGTAGTGCAAATCAGCCTGTGCGCGCCCGTCATCCTTGATGTGCAGCGCACCGTCGAGCTGGCCATCGAGCAAGCGCCCTTTGAGCTGTTTATCGTTCTGCTGCAAATCCAGCGGCGTGATGGCCATGGGTTCTCCTCGTCAGTTGACCTGCACCAGACCACCCTTGATGGTCAGCATGCCGCCGCCATCCACGGTCTGCGAGGCAGCGCCCTTGTTGGTCAGGCTGATCCCGGCATCGTTGGTCATTGTCGTGCCGGCCTTGTTCTCCAGTGAGGTGCCGGCCTGATTGCTCAGTGAGGTGCCGGCCTTTTGGCTGATCGAGGTGCTGGCCTCGGCCGCCAGATCCGCGCCGCTCTTGATCGTGAAACTGCCGCCGCTTTGCAGGGTCAGGGTGCCGGTCACTTTGATGGTCAGGTTGCCGTCCACCGTCAGGCTGTAATCACCGGTGACCTTGTGCGTGTAGTTGCCACCGGTGCTGTGGGTCTGGTCTGCGCCCACGGTCACCGTGCGACTGTCCTTCACATCGAGAGTGTCGCTCCCCGTCTGGATGGTCACGCTGCGTTTGCCTTTCTCCAGGGTTACGGTCTCGTCGCCTTCTTTTACCGTGCGGGTGCGAGCGTTCTGCACGGTCAGGGTTTCGTCGTGGCCGACGGTGGCGGTGGTGTCGTTGAGCACGTTGATCTTCAGATCTTTCTGCGCCTGGAGAAATACTTCTTCAGCGTCCTTCTTGTCCTCGAATCGCAGCTCGTTGAAACCACCGCCGCCCTTGGACGATTGGGTCTTGATCCCGGATTGGGTCTGATTCGCCGGCAGTGCATAGGGCAGGGCGTTGTCGCCGTTGTAGACGCAACCGGTCACCAGCGGTCGGTCCGGGTCGCCGTCGATAAAGGTCACGATGACTTCCTGGCCGATGCGCGGCACGAACTGCATGCCGAAACCCTTGCCGCTCCAGGGCAACACCACACGGACCCAGCAGGAACTGGCTTCGTCGTTCTTGCCATCGCGATCCCACGGGAACTGCAACTTGATGCGGCCGTACTCGTCGGTCCAGATTTCTTCGCCCGACTTGCCGACGACGATGGCGGTCTGGGTGTGCATTCGTGGCTTCAGCGTGGTTCGTTGCGGGCGGAACGCCGTTGCCTTGGGGATGGCTTCGAAGCGGTTGCGATAACTGTCATGGCTGGCTTCGTGAGTGACCGCCGTCACCACCCAATCGATATTCAACGTTGAGTCATCGTGCCCGGCGAGGGTGAACCAGTGCCCCGGCACCAGCCAGCGGCAATCGCTTTCACCGACAAAACGCTTCTCCTGACTGCGCAATCCATCGACCCGCTGCTTGGTCAGCGCATCCCCCCGAGCCTTGGCGTTGTAGCCACCCGGGTGCTCGTACATCGAGCGTGGTCCGGCCACCGCTTCGGCTTGACCGTAGAGAGATGTGGACGGGGTGGTGAACTCGTAATCCGTCGCCCGATAGACACCGGCCACCGCTTGCACGCAGACCTGCCCGGAGCGAATACCGTGCAGTTCACGTTCGCCCAACTGCTGGCCGAGATAATTCACCTTGGGTCCATTGGGGATCGGCACGAAGGCATCGTTGCTGTCTCCCAGCACCAGCGTGTGCTTGCCGTCCTCGTGGGTGAAGAACCAGAAAATCCCTTCTTCTTCCAGCAACCGCGAGACGAAAGCGAAATCGGTTTCGCCGTACTGCACGCAGTATTCGCGTGGGGTGTAAGTGCCGCTGAGCTTCAGCAGGAAATCGGTAAAACCGTGGGCCTTGAAAATCGTGGTGACGATGTCCGAGGTGCTGAGGTTCTGGAACACACGGTTGTTGCTGGCCAGGGTCAGCCACCACAGCCATGGTCTTAAAACAAGCTGATAACGCTCGGCGGTGGCGTCGGCGGGGAGTTGGCGGATTTCTGCGACCAGCGCGTCCATTGGACGGGTCAGGGCGTCGTTGTGCAGGGTGGTAGTGACGTGGGTGGCGACGGCGGTAGTCAGGGTGAGCGAGGCGCCATCGTTGAGGCCGTTGAGGATTTGCGAGCCGAGTTGGTTGAGGGCCTCTTCGCCAGAAAGGGATTCAGGGTACAGCGCCGACAGTGAGGCGGCGGTGAGGGAGAGGCTGGTGGTGGCATCGACGGAGCGGGGCATCAAGTAGCCTCAGGTGGTCAATGAATCAGCATTCTTGGCGCGGCGGTATCAACTAAGCTTAAGTCCGGCCAATGAGCAGCGTTCATCTATTGAAGTGTCCGATATGAAACTGATTCTCGACTTGATAAGGTTGTAGAAGTCGCGTTTGCTGAGGCCGAATACCTCAGTGCTACCCTTGGTTTTTCTGCTGCGGGCCATGATGGTCCGAATCACAAGATCGTTGATTTGATTGGCCGATAACTCGTCAAACATTAAGGTGAACAATACGGCTAATTGGTTGGCGTCTGCCAGATTTATGTTGGTGTTGTTTTCAGTAATGGCATATTCCTGATAGGTGTTCTGATAGTTGAGTGTCAGGCGCTGTTTGATGGGAATATAGTGGTTCAGGGCAGAAATACTGGCCACCACCACGGCGATACCATCGGGAACTTGAGCATTCCAGGGTAAATGGGCCATGGGTGCCGGTTTCTTTTTAGTGGGAACCGCTTTTCCTGAAGTAGGATTGACTGTCATGGCGGTGAAGTTGTAAGTGGCAGCACCAACAATCATCACTCCGTTGTCGCTGGTGCCCAGTGCCAAAACACTTTTGTATTGCGTGCCTAATGCACCGCTGGCGTCGAGGATAGGAGAAAGGTCATCCCTGATGTCTGGGTCCATTACCTGATAGATATGATCCGTAACAGTAGGGTTGTCGTCCCCGCCTAATGAATAAATGAACTGATCGGCGATATAACAAAAATCTTCGTCTTTGACGTGTATATGCAACCGTTCACCAACATATTCGACCTCGGTAACCTCTTTTAATAGCTGCAGGTTATGAGTTTCGCAAAGCTTGATGATCTTTGCATTCCTGGCCCCAGGCAGTACTGCTCCCGTGAATTCTGAGCCGCCGGGACGGGCAAACCAGTTCATCTTTGGCGAGTATTTGCTGGCAATATCGACCACCCAGGCGGCGGTGGCGCTACCGCCGTAGATAGCGCGGTCAATATTGGGAACATGTTGCTCCTCGTCTTCAAGAAATTCGATACCTTCGATAACTTGTGAGTAATCAATACCGGGCGCAGGTGTTCCTGTTATTTTGGGCGGTTTACGTTGGGCGCCAATGCCGGTAGCAATCACTATTTTTTCAACGATTAAGGCATGCGAGGTATCAAACCAGGCGACGTAATTTCCTGGTTGGGTGAGTGACTTGGATATCCGCCGTACCTTGCGTGAAGGATTGTGACCGTAGCGGCTACCTTTGACGATTTCACTGACGCCTTGCTGAAAAACACCTGAGGAGAGGAAGTTGTCCAGGCTCATTTCACCATTGGCAACCGTGAACGACGGGGGTGGAGAACCCGGTAAGTGCAGGAGGTGAGCGGGCTGGCCCATGGGGTGTTCTACGAGTTTTGCCCATAGTCCATCCTCACCGACAACTACAGTTTTATAGCCGTCGGATGAGGTGTTCAGGAACACTGCAGCGGAAACGCCTGCGCCTATTATCAGTCGGGTCGGCATGATGACTTACCTCATATTGGCTGCACTACCTTCATCGAAAAATAACCAGCACGGCACATGGCAACTGCTTCCTCTGCTGTGCGACATCTTCGGGTTTACACTTTGCTCCTGTTTACACAAGAGAGTCAGTCGTCCGGGACTCACTCCAACACCCACTCCGCCAACTTCCCCGTCACCTGCGTCATCAACACATTCTCGACATCCCTCGCACCCGCCGCACTGCACTTGGCCAACACCGCCTGCACAATCCCGGCATCGAACTCAAACTGCTTCCCGGTCGCAGCCTTATACCGTCCGCGCAACTTCTCCAGTTTCGCCAACACAATCCCTTCCAGCGTCGCCTCATCCAGCGGCCGATACGCCACCACCGTCATACGCGCCAGAAACGCTGGCCGAAACGCTTTTAGCAGGACTTTGTGCAATGTTTCGTTGAAGGCATCGGTGCCCAGTTGCGCGACCGGTGTGTCGAGCAGCAACTCAGCCCCGACGTTGCTGGTAGCCAACATCACAGTGTTTTTGAAATCCACCACCAACCCGGTGCCGTCTTCCATGACGCCTTTGTCGAAGACGTTGTAAAAGGCTTCGAGCACATCCGGGTGGGCCTTTTCGATTTCGTCGAGCAACACCACTGAATAGGGTTTGCGCCGCACTGCTTCGGTGAGCACGCCACCGCTGCCGTAACCGACGTAGCCGGGCGGGGCGCCTTTGAGTTGGCTGACGGTGTGGGCTTCCTGGTATTCGGAAAGGTTGATGCTGATCAGGTTGCGTTCGCCACCGTAGAGCGCGTCGGCCAACGCATAAGCGGTTTCGGTTTTGCCCACGCCGGTGGGGCCGACCAGCAGGAATACGCCGACCGGTTTTTGTGGGTCGGTGAGGCCGGCGCGGTAGGCTTGCAGGCGTTGGGCGATGGTGTTCAGCGCGGTGCTTTGGCCCATGACCCGTTGGCCCATGCGCTGGCCGAGGGTGCGTACGGCGTGGGCTTCGTCGGCGAGCATCTTGCCTACGGGTATGCCGGTCCAGCCGGCGATCACGGCGGCCACGGTTTTTGCGTCGACCTGTTCCGGCACCAGCGGATCGTCCTGGCGAATGGCGTCCAGTCCGGCCTCGAGTCGTACCAGTTCGGCGGCCAGATGATCGATGCGGCTGTCGGTGGCTTCGTC is a genomic window containing:
- a CDS encoding phosphotransferase family protein, coding for MALTDQSTRIRSGEELDASLIDPYLKAHIPGLSGLPKISQFPGGASNLTYLLEYPEQEFVLRRPPFGHKAKSAHDMGREFRILNQLRDGFPYCPKAYVHCTDESVIGAEFYVMERVKGIILRSELPPELGLDSAKTEALCKSFIDKFVELHQVDYKAYGLGDLGKPEGYVARQIKGWSDRYEKALTPDAPKWEAVKAWLNDKMPADHPTSSIVHNDYRFDNVILDPDNPMQIIGVLDWELTTLGDPLMDLGNTLAYWIEADDPAPVQLMRRQPSHAPGMLTRREFVDYYAERAGIQIDNFDFYYTYGLFRLAGIVQQIYYRFFHGQTQDKRFAQFIHMNKLLEQMSLQVISKSSL
- a CDS encoding DUF4280 domain-containing protein, which translates into the protein MGCPQVCATATLQCSFGAAPAVLNVLPVNRTLTGGMPAANIMDHIPLVNVMPFGTCMSMANPMVAAATAAALGVLTPMPCIPATATPWIPGGAPTLLLGGMPAIDANSTLMCNWAGVIKIVMPGQMQMLIP
- a CDS encoding toxin-antitoxin system YwqK family antitoxin, which gives rise to MAITPLDLQQNDKQLKGRLLDGQLDGALHIKDDGRAQADLHYNRGELQGTTLLYHPNGKVSAQLPFVRDKLQGVASFYAPEGNLQRKATYRRGLLHGEAFNYFPDGQLAEVEFYRDGVRDGRYQRFHPNGKPAVEARYLNGQLLEPEQGFASDGRPLDADGKPISRVRWWFRRWSDPAQA
- the tssI gene encoding type VI secretion system Vgr family protein, coding for MPRSVDATTSLSLTAASLSALYPESLSGEEALNQLGSQILNGLNDGASLTLTTAVATHVTTTLHNDALTRPMDALVAEIRQLPADATAERYQLVLRPWLWWLTLASNNRVFQNLSTSDIVTTIFKAHGFTDFLLKLSGTYTPREYCVQYGETDFAFVSRLLEEEGIFWFFTHEDGKHTLVLGDSNDAFVPIPNGPKVNYLGQQLGERELHGIRSGQVCVQAVAGVYRATDYEFTTPSTSLYGQAEAVAGPRSMYEHPGGYNAKARGDALTKQRVDGLRSQEKRFVGESDCRWLVPGHWFTLAGHDDSTLNIDWVVTAVTHEASHDSYRNRFEAIPKATAFRPQRTTLKPRMHTQTAIVVGKSGEEIWTDEYGRIKLQFPWDRDGKNDEASSCWVRVVLPWSGKGFGMQFVPRIGQEVIVTFIDGDPDRPLVTGCVYNGDNALPYALPANQTQSGIKTQSSKGGGGFNELRFEDKKDAEEVFLQAQKDLKINVLNDTTATVGHDETLTVQNARTRTVKEGDETVTLEKGKRSVTIQTGSDTLDVKDSRTVTVGADQTHSTGGNYTHKVTGDYSLTVDGNLTIKVTGTLTLQSGGSFTIKSGADLAAEASTSISQKAGTSLSNQAGTSLENKAGTTMTNDAGISLTNKGAASQTVDGGGMLTIKGGLVQVN